TCGCAATAACCTCGGGTCCGCCAAAAAAGGCTGTATCCCTGTTCAGAAAAGTGTGCCACTGTGGTGTGCCGCCAGTGGGGGGCGACTGGTCGGCGATGAAGGCCGTGATGGTCTGCACCCCCTGCTGCCTGTAATTGTAGATGGTCCGCGGAGCAACCTTCATAGGCACCAGGTGGGCGTTAAACCGGGACCTCAGCTTAAGCATGATCCGGTCAAACACCCTGTTTTTGATCGGCCTGTATATAACGACGCACCTGAACGGCGCGATCAGCGGGTAACCGAACAACCACTCCCAGTTATTGCAGTGTCCCAGTAGGCCGGCCACATCCTTTCCCTGCTCAAAGTACTTTCCGGCAATCTCCGGATTGGTGTACCTGACCCTTGCAGAAACCTCGCGGGCGGTCATACCCGACTGGTAAACGGTTTCGGCTATCAGGTCGCACATGTGCCGGTAGTACTGCTTTTCAATAATTACAATCTCCTCCTTATCCCTTTCGGGGAAGGCGTTGCGCAGGTTTTCCGCAACAACGGCGCGCCTGTATCCTGTAATGTAATAAAGCGTAAGATAGGCGATTCCGGAAAAAAAGTAGAGCACACGCAGCGGAAGCATTGCCAGCAGCCTGAAGAAACCGTATATGATATGGAACAGGATAGTCTGCATTCAGGGTTTGAAAATTAATTCATAAAACGCCCCACAGCCGAACCGAACTCATCAAAAACTTTACTGTTGGCAGCAACCAGCTCACGGCCGAACAGGTAATCGCCACCGCCCCTGAAGTCACTTACCCGTCCCCCGGCCTGCTCCACCAGGAATGATCCCGCAGCCACATCCCAGGGACTCAGACCGAACTCATAAAAGGCGTCAAACCGGCCGCAGGCCACGTATGCCAGGTCAATGGCAGCAGAGCCCAGCCTTCGGAGCCCGTGAGAATTTTTCACGAAATACTCGAAA
The Marinilabiliales bacterium genome window above contains:
- a CDS encoding lipid A biosynthesis acyltransferase, which encodes MQTILFHIIYGFFRLLAMLPLRVLYFFSGIAYLTLYYITGYRRAVVAENLRNAFPERDKEEIVIIEKQYYRHMCDLIAETVYQSGMTAREVSARVRYTNPEIAGKYFEQGKDVAGLLGHCNNWEWLFGYPLIAPFRCVVIYRPIKNRVFDRIMLKLRSRFNAHLVPMKVAPRTIYNYRQQGVQTITAFIADQSPPTGGTPQWHTFLNRDTAFFGGPEVIARKMKMAVIYLKMKKIKRGYYEFEFVPLADDASAVNEGEIIRSYVAELEKHIAEEPSHWLWSHRRWKHRREVQP